CTGACTTCGACGGTTGTCGCCGGCTTCATCTCCCGAACGTCCCATTCGTGGAGCATGCGAACGGCGGTGATCTGTTTCGTCATTGCGTCGATGCTTTACGGGTTGTCGACAAACCCTGTCCTGGCGTTTGCCGGTGCCTTGTTCGCCGGAGTTTCAGGACCCGGCTGGAACATCGTCTCGGCCACCGTCCGGCAGAGACTTGTTCCCGACGCCGTGTTCGGCCGGATGATGACTGCCTACCTGTTCATCGCGTGGGGAGCGCGCCCGCTGGGTGCGTTGATTGGAGGATTCGTCGCCGAGCGCTGGGGACCCCAGTGGGTTTGGATCGGCGCGGGGCTGGTCGTGGGCTCGCTGCTGATCACCGCAAGATCGATGTTTGCCCGCATCGATGCGGCCATGGATCCAGGCAGGCCAGCTGATTAGTGGCAGCTGCCGAGCGGCCGACCCTGGGGTGACCCGTCAGTCGTCGTGTCGGCGCTTGGTGCGGTCGCCGAACAACTCGGTGTAGTCGGCCAACGCGGCCTCGACCACCGCGCGGGCGTGCTCGGCCCCGTAGGTGCCAATCACCTCGATGGCATTGGGCTTTTGGCCCGTGATGTCCATCTTGTAGGTGGCGAAGTAGTGCACGATGCGCTGCACCACCGCAGTGGGAAGGTTCTTGATGTCCTTGGCGTAGTCGAAGACGGTGTCGCTCTCGAGCACGGCCACGATCTTGTCGTCGGCCTCGCCACCGTCGAGAACCTGTATACCGCCGAGGATGCGGGCCGGAAGCACCACCTCGGCCCGGTCGATGCGTTGCTGGCTCAGCACGCAGATGTCTAGAGGGTCGCCGTCCCCGGTGTCGGCACTCGGTGTCAGATCGGCGACCCTCTGACCGCAGTACGTGCGCGGTATGAAGCCATACAGCGTCGGCGGCAGGGCAGACGAACCCTGGGGTCGGTCGACCCGCAGATAGCCGGTGATCTTGTCGATCTCGTACTTGACGGCATCGAACGGGGTGATCTCGATGAACGCGTCGACGACGTTAGGGGCCTTGTCCCCGATGGGGAGGCCATGCCATGGGTGGGCGCGGAAGCGGTCGAAATTTCTGATGAGCCGATGGTACGCGATGCCCCCGACCGATGGTGGTCGAGCGTCTAGCGCCCGGTCAGCTCGGTGAACTTCTCGGCGAAGGGGCCCGGACCCGCCGTCTTGACGATGTCGAAGTCGACCGAGGAACCATCGACGAAGGTGATCAGCATCTTGCCCGCCAGCTTGCCCTGGTCGACCTCGATCGATTTCACCTGATCGAGCGGGATCGACGCGTTGAGACCCTTGGGGCGACCCGACAGGGCGCTGTGGCCAAACACCAGCAGCCGCTGGGCCGACAGGCCGAGCACCGCCTTGCCGGCGGGGATGTCGAGGGTGATGCCTTCGCCAGACTTCTGATCTGAGTCCTTGATGCGCTTGCTCGCCAGCGCCTCGCCGGCGATCGCCCCGACGGCCCCTCCGATGGCACCGAAGGCAACCTGGCGGCGGATGGCGCCCGGGGGCTGGCCGAATGTGGCGGCCAGCACTTCCTCACCCGGAAGCAGGTCCTGGGTGCAATGCTTGTTGATCTTCTTCGCGAAGTCGATCATCGCCATGTGAATCTTTCCCCTGTCTCGCGCTCTGCGTCGGCCCGATCCACAATTGTCGCACGCACGATCGAGGCCGACGGTTATCGATCGGCCCACAAGTAGTCACCTGAAGCCTTACCGGTTGCCGCCGAGTTGGTCGCCGTAGACCCTTTGACGGCATGATGGCCGATGGCTCGTCGACTTCTAGAGGGTGACTCTCGCAAATGGAATTCCAGGATCTGATCTTCGACCGGCGCAGCATCCGGGGGTACAAGCCCGATCCGGTGCCGCGCCAGCTGCTGGCAGAGATCATCGAAGTGGCGGCGCAGAGCCCATCGTCGATGAACACCCAGCCCTGGTACGTACACGTCGTCACCGGCGACGTGCTCGACCAGATTCGGCGTGGCAACACCGAGCAGATGCTCGCAACGGGCAAACCCGATCGCGAGATCCGAGGCCACGGCCGCTATGAGGGCGTGCACCGCGATCGCCAGAAGCGTGTAGCCGCCCAGCTGTTCGAGGCGGCTGGCATCGGGTGGGAGAACAAGGAGCAACGCACCGACTGGACAATGCGCGGCTTCCGCCAATTCGACGCTCCGGTGTCGGTCATCGGATGTATCGATCGCGAGCTCGAAGACTCGACCGAGGCCTACTTCGATCTCGGGCAGTTCGTGCACGCGATGGTGTTGGCAGCCTGGGATCGAGGTGTGGGCTCGGTGATCAACGGCCAGGGAATCATGCAGTCTTCTGTGGTGCGTGCCCACGCCCAGATTCCCGACGACCAACTGATCGTCATCACTGTCGCGATGGGGTTCCCCGCCGAGGGTTTCGCGGCCAACGACGTGGTCTCCGAGCGTCGCTCCGTCGACGAGATTGCGTCGTTCCTGGGTTTCGACGACTGACCAGTCGCCCTGAAATTGCACACTCGCTTACGGATCCCACCAGGGTCCTGACCTAGCGTCGGTCGAACCGACGCCCGCCAAGGAGTTCTCATGGACATCATTCTCACCGGAACCGGGTCGCCGCTGCCCGACCCCAACAGGGCCGGGCCCTCGACGCTGGTCAAGGCCGGCGACACCCAGATCCTGGTCGACGCGGGCAGGGGCACCGTCATGCGCCTAGCGGGCGCTGGCACGTTGCCCGGCTTCTTGTCGGCGGTGCTGATCACGCACCTGCACAGCGACCATGTGTGTGCGTTGAACGACGTCATCACGACGCACTGGATAATGACCCAGGGCAACGTTGCCCTGCCCATCTATGGCCCGGTGGGCACGGCCGAGTTCGTCGAGCGCCAAGTGCATGCACTCGAAGCCGACATCAGCTATCGCATCGCACACCACGAAGCGCTGACCGTGGGCCCTCAGGTCGCGGTGACCGAGCTCGAACCCGGCGATTCGTTTGTGGTTGGCGACGTGTCGGTGACCACCGCAGCAACCGAACACGCCCCCGTTCGACCCACGATCGGCTTCCGGCTCGAGCATCAGGGCAGCACCGCAGCGCTGGTGGGCGACACCCTGCCCTGCGCCGGAGTCGACGAGCTTGCGAACGGCGCAGATGTCTATGTGCAGACGGTAATCAGGCGCGACATCGTCGAGAAGTTCCGCAACGCGATGATGCTCGACATCCTCGACTATCACTCCGGCGTGGTCGACGCAGCCGAAACCGCCGCCAGGGTCGGTGCCAAGCGCCTGGCGATGACCCACCTGGTGCCCGCGCCCACGCCCGAGCAATATCCCGAGTGGGTTGCAAGAGCGGCCGAGCACTATGACGGCCAGATCATCATCGGCGACGACCTGACGACCATCGAGGTCTGAATCGATGGCCGAGTTCAAGGGCACCATCGGTCGCACGCTCGCCGACAGCACTCCACACTTCGAAGAGCCGCCGCATCCGGGTGAACAGGCCCCCAACGTCGTCATCGTCTTGTTGGACGACACCGGCTTTGCCCAGTTCGGCTGCTATGGCTCCGACATCGATACCCCGAACGTCGATGCTCTGGCCGCCAACGGGGTGCAGTTCACCAACTTCCATGTGACGCCGCTGTGTTCGCCCACCAGGGCCGCACTGTTGACCGGTCGTTCGCAGCACGCCGTGGGCATGCGCGGCGTGTCGAACTGGCGCACAGGGTTTCCTCACCAGCTGGGCCACATCTCGAACTCGGCGGCAACCGTTGCAGAGGTGTTGAAGAGCCACGGCTACGCCACGTTCTGCACCGGCAAGTGGCACCTGGCCCCAACCGAGGACACCTCGGCGGCCGGGCCGTTCGACCAGTGGCCGCTGGCGCGTGGGTTCGATCGCTTCTATGGCTTCCTCGAGGGCGAGACCGACCAATTTCACCCCGAACTGGTCCGTGACAACACCCATATCGATGCACCGGCGACGCCCGAAGAGGGCTACCACCTGTCCGAAGACCTGGTCGATCAGCTGCTGCAGATGATCAACGACAGCAAGGGAGTCAGGCCAGACCGACCGTTCTTCGCCTACCTGCCGTTTGGCGCGACCCACGCGCCGCATCAAGCGCCACAGGCCTATCTGGACAAGTACCGCGGCCGCTACGACGAGGGCTGGGATGTCGTTCGCCAGCGCTGGTACCAGCGCCAGATCGACCTAGGAGTCATACCCCAGCACGCGGTGTTGGCGCCCCGTAACCCCGGTGTCGTTGCTTGGGACGAGCTTCCAGAGAATCAGAAGCGTCTGGCGTGCAGGCTGCAGGAAGCATTCGCCGCCTTCCTCGACCACACCGACGATCAGATCGGCCGACTGGTCGACGGACTCGCGCAGATGGGCGAGCTCGACAACACGATCCTGGTGGTCTTGGCCGACAACGGCGCTTCCCAAGAGGGCGGTCCGTTCGGGGTGATGCACGAGATGAAGTTCTTCAACGGCATCCTCGAATCTCCAGACGAGGCCATCGAGCGCATCGACGAAATCGGCGGGCCGAACAGCCACACCAACTATCCGTGGGGCTGGGCCCAGGCCGGCAACTCACCGTTTCGCTGGTACAAGCAGAACACCCACGAGGGTGGTGTGCACGTGCCGATGATCATGCACTGGCCGGCCCGACTGGGTGGTGGCAACGCCGGCACCAAGCGGTCTCAGTTCGTCAACGTCTCCGACATCGCTCCGACCATCTACGAGCTGTTGGGCGTCACCCCACCAGAGGTCTATCGGGGTATCGAACAGATGCCCGTGACGGGCCATTCGTTCGCCACCCTGCTCGACGACGGCGACGCGCCCGCGGCCAACCGGCTGCAGTACTTCGAGAACGCCGGCAGCCGGGCCGTCATCGCCGAACTCGATGGTGTGTGGTGGAAGGCGGTGACCAAGCACAAGCAGGGCGACGACTTCGACACCGAACCCTGGGAGTTGTACGACCTCGACGCCGACCCGTCCGAATGCACCAACCTGGCCGATGGCAACCCCGAGCGACTCGCCCAGCTGGTCGACCTGTGGTGGGCCGAGGCCGAACGCCACGGGGTGTTGCCGCTGGACGACCGCACGCTGGCGCTGTTCGCCTCTCGCCTCAGCGACCAGTCGCCCCACCGCACCGACCGCCGCTATGTCTACCGACCGCCGATGTCGCCGATACCGGCACAACCCTCGGCAACGCTGGGAGGCCGGGCGTTCGACCTCCCGGCGCAGACCACCTGTCGCCCGGGCGACGAGGGGGTGTTGTGGGCCACCGGCAACCAGAACTCTGGCTGTTCGGTGTTCGTCCAGAACGGTCGCCTGGTGGTCGACTACAACGCATTCAACGATCACACCATCGTCGAGTCAGAGATCGAGGTACCCGTGGGCGACAGCGAGGTGGCAGTTCACCTCGAGCGAGACGGACGCAAGACCGGTTGGGTCGAGGTGTCGATTGACGGCACACCTTGTGGCC
Above is a genomic segment from Acidimicrobiales bacterium containing:
- a CDS encoding inorganic pyrophosphatase; its protein translation is MAYHRLIRNFDRFRAHPWHGLPIGDKAPNVVDAFIEITPFDAVKYEIDKITGYLRVDRPQGSSALPPTLYGFIPRTYCGQRVADLTPSADTGDGDPLDICVLSQQRIDRAEVVLPARILGGIQVLDGGEADDKIVAVLESDTVFDYAKDIKNLPTAVVQRIVHYFATYKMDITGQKPNAIEVIGTYGAEHARAVVEAALADYTELFGDRTKRRHDD
- a CDS encoding nitroreductase, whose product is MEFQDLIFDRRSIRGYKPDPVPRQLLAEIIEVAAQSPSSMNTQPWYVHVVTGDVLDQIRRGNTEQMLATGKPDREIRGHGRYEGVHRDRQKRVAAQLFEAAGIGWENKEQRTDWTMRGFRQFDAPVSVIGCIDRELEDSTEAYFDLGQFVHAMVLAAWDRGVGSVINGQGIMQSSVVRAHAQIPDDQLIVITVAMGFPAEGFAANDVVSERRSVDEIASFLGFDD
- a CDS encoding MBL fold metallo-hydrolase, coding for MDIILTGTGSPLPDPNRAGPSTLVKAGDTQILVDAGRGTVMRLAGAGTLPGFLSAVLITHLHSDHVCALNDVITTHWIMTQGNVALPIYGPVGTAEFVERQVHALEADISYRIAHHEALTVGPQVAVTELEPGDSFVVGDVSVTTAATEHAPVRPTIGFRLEHQGSTAALVGDTLPCAGVDELANGADVYVQTVIRRDIVEKFRNAMMLDILDYHSGVVDAAETAARVGAKRLAMTHLVPAPTPEQYPEWVARAAEHYDGQIIIGDDLTTIEV
- a CDS encoding arylsulfatase, with the protein product MAEFKGTIGRTLADSTPHFEEPPHPGEQAPNVVIVLLDDTGFAQFGCYGSDIDTPNVDALAANGVQFTNFHVTPLCSPTRAALLTGRSQHAVGMRGVSNWRTGFPHQLGHISNSAATVAEVLKSHGYATFCTGKWHLAPTEDTSAAGPFDQWPLARGFDRFYGFLEGETDQFHPELVRDNTHIDAPATPEEGYHLSEDLVDQLLQMINDSKGVRPDRPFFAYLPFGATHAPHQAPQAYLDKYRGRYDEGWDVVRQRWYQRQIDLGVIPQHAVLAPRNPGVVAWDELPENQKRLACRLQEAFAAFLDHTDDQIGRLVDGLAQMGELDNTILVVLADNGASQEGGPFGVMHEMKFFNGILESPDEAIERIDEIGGPNSHTNYPWGWAQAGNSPFRWYKQNTHEGGVHVPMIMHWPARLGGGNAGTKRSQFVNVSDIAPTIYELLGVTPPEVYRGIEQMPVTGHSFATLLDDGDAPAANRLQYFENAGSRAVIAELDGVWWKAVTKHKQGDDFDTEPWELYDLDADPSECTNLADGNPERLAQLVDLWWAEAERHGVLPLDDRTLALFASRLSDQSPHRTDRRYVYRPPMSPIPAQPSATLGGRAFDLPAQTTCRPGDEGVLWATGNQNSGCSVFVQNGRLVVDYNAFNDHTIVESEIEVPVGDSEVAVHLERDGRKTGWVEVSIDGTPCGRAPIGFYMRMVSSVGSSVGMDHGSAVSARYSAPFAFTGTLHEVAIQLPARSSRSTDSAAAASEMARQ